The following coding sequences lie in one Apium graveolens cultivar Ventura chromosome 3, ASM990537v1, whole genome shotgun sequence genomic window:
- the LOC141715086 gene encoding uncharacterized protein LOC141715086, which yields MSFIGGCMVQWSGDSTYLATVTEGGHEMVVDMDQHICACRKYQLTGPPCYHACGCIKWRNLDISQHIHKTYTKAMFLSCYTHTIKPINSEQYWEKSGMSAILPPIVKIAPGRPKKKKNTKNDPRPDPGATKFARRNTTVNCTHCGEAKHNARSCPTKSSMDLMNYLLIKIGGSFVP from the exons ATGTCTTTTATAGGAGGCTGCATGGTGCAATGGTCAGGAGACTCTACATATTTGGCCACTGTGACTGAAGGTGGTCATGAAATGGTTGTAGACATGGATCAACACATTTGTGCATGTAGAAAATATCAGCTCACTGGTCCCCCATGTTATCATGCTTGTGGTTGCATTAAATGGAGGAATTTGGACATATCTCAGCACATACACAAGACATACACTAAAGCAATGTTCTTATCCTGCTACACACACACAATTAAACCAATCAACTCTGAGCAATATTGGGAGAAATCTGGGATGAGTGCTATATTACCTCCTATAGTTAAAATTGCACCTGGTAGAcctaaaaagaaaaaaaacactAAAAATGATCCTAGACCAGATCCTGGTGCTACCAAATTTGCGAGGAGAAATACCACAGTTAACTGCACCCATTGTGGTGAAGCAAAGCACAATGCAAGAAGCTGTCCAACAAAG AGTAGTATGGATTTAATGAATTATTTGCTTATCAAAATTGGTGGGAGTTTTGTGCCATAA
- the LOC141713468 gene encoding serine/threonine-protein kinase STY46-like, whose product MDDTESCSSRALDSVPSQIPKRKHKFEVYHEVLCRLKESQIEEASQPGFDDELWAHFNRLPSRYALDVNVERARDVLVHKKLLHVAHDPATRIALAVRLVQGPLGEENPVESLHSTFTGKGDPQSSYYPVRQSVHPPPAFGSSPSFELALEARISLVPDGSSTMSANLQLIRPRHEITISTTDKPKLLSQLTCLLSEIGLDIKEAHAFSTTDGYSLDVFVVDGWEYEETEHLKSVLEKEIPKIEMKSWSNKHASPTELGNSVDMLMPDQVNIPIDGIDVWEIDSKLLKFEQKIAAGSFGELYKGTLHGQDVAIKCIKAEYISAGVQKEFAQEVFILRKVRHKNVVQFIGACTRSPRLCIVTEFMSGGSVYDFLHKQKGFFKFPAILKVAIDVSKGMNYLHQNNIIHRDLKAANLLMDENEVVKVADFGVARVQSQSGVMTAETGTYRWMAPEVIEHKPYDHKADIFSFGIVLWELLTGKVPYENLTPLQAAVGVVQKGIRPIIPTRTHPLIVELLEKCWQQDPSLRPEFSEIIMILLNIASMVGEEEKPGKRRNRVGEFSQPTQGCSVKSEET is encoded by the exons ATGGATGACACTGAGAGTTGCAGTAGCAGAGCTTTGGATTCAGTGCCTTCGCAGATTCCAAAGCGGAAACACAAGTTTGAGGTTTATCATGAAGTTCTTTGTCGTCTAAAGGAGTCTCAGATTGAAGAAGCTAGCCAACCAGGTTTTGATGATGAGCTTTGGGCTCATTTCAATCGCCTGCCATCTAG gtATGCGCTAGATGTGAATGTTGAGAGAGCACGAGATGTTCTTGTCCACAAGAAGCTATTGCATGTGGCGCATGACCCTGCTACTAGAATTGCTTTGGCTGTTCGACTTGTGCAG GGCCCATTGGGTGAAGAAAATCCTGTTGAATCCCTGCACTCAACCTTTACAGGGAAGGGGGATCCTCAAAGTTCCTATTATCCAGTCAGGCAGAG TGTTCATCCACCTCCTGCATTTGGTTCATCGCCAAGTTTTGAACTTGCACTTGAAGCCAGGATATCTCTAGTTCCAGATGGGAGCAGCACTATGAGTGCCAATCTGCAGTTAATTCG GCCTCGGCATGAAATAACTATTTCAACAACTGACAAGCCAAAGCTCCTCAGCCAG ctGACATGCTTACTCTCTGAGATCGGGCTAGATATTAAAGAAGCTCACGCTTTTTCAACAACAGATGGTTACTCCCTGGATGTTTTCGTTGTTGATGGTTGGGAATACGAG GAAACTGAACATCTTAAAAGTGTACTGGAAAAGGAGATTCCAAAGATTGAG ATGAAGTCATGGTCCAACAAACATGCATCTCCTACTGAGTTGGGGAATTCTGTTGACATGCTTATGCCAGACCAAGTAAACATACCCATTGATGGTATTGATGTTTGGGAAATTGATTCAAAGCTATTAAAATTTGAACAAAAAATTGCAGCCGGATCATTTGGAGAGTT ATATAAAGGTACATTACATGGTCAGGACGTGGCTATTAAATGCATCAAGGCTGAGTATATAAGTGCAGGTGTCCAGAAAGAGTTTGCTCAGGAAGTATTTATTTTGAG AAAGGTTCGACACAAGAATGTTGTGCAATTTATCGGTGCGTGTACAAGATCCCCAAGACTCTGTATAGTAACTG AATTCATGTCTGGCGGAAGCGTGTACGACTTTCTGCACAAGCAAAAGGGATTCTTCAAATTCCCAGCCATACTCAAAGTAGCGATTGATGTTTCAAAAGGGATGAACTATTTGCACCAAAATAATATTATACACCGAGACCTTAAGGCTGCCAATCTTCTAATGGATGAAAATGAA GTTGTTAAGGTTGCTGACTTTGGTGTTGCTAGAGTGCAATCCCAGTCTGGAGTGATGACTGCAGAGACAGGAACATACCGCTGGATGGCTCCAGAG GTTATTGAACATAAGCCATATGATCACAAGGCTGACATTTTTAGTTTTGGGATTGTGCTATGGGAGCTGCTGACAGGAAAG GTTCCTTATGAGAATTTGACGCCGCTTCAGGCAGCAGTAGGAGTAGTGCAGAAG GGTATAAGGCCTATCATACCAACACGAACTCATCCATTAATTGTTGAATTGCTCGAGAAATGCTGGCAGCAAGACCCTTCTTTGCGGCCAGAGTTTTCAGAgattataatgatcttgctgaatATAGCGAGTATG GTTGGGGAAGAAGAGAAGCCCGGCAAACGAAGAAATCGTGTAGGAGAGTTCTCTCAGCCCACGCAAGGGTGCTCAGTAAAAAGTGAAGAGACCTAG